Proteins found in one Amphiprion ocellaris isolate individual 3 ecotype Okinawa chromosome 22, ASM2253959v1, whole genome shotgun sequence genomic segment:
- the rnf152 gene encoding E3 ubiquitin-protein ligase rnf152, giving the protein MNLCEMETLSQDSILECQICFNYYSPRRRPKLLDCRHTCCSVCLTQMRSSQKEIRCPWCRGVTKLPPGLSVSQLPDDPDIITVIAIPHASEHTPVFIRLPSNGCYMLPLPVAKERALGLPGELGCRFLPGGQQKGVTVVTVPEQQPLGLAMGLEGVGVGLEGGDGERRVAGPVGGAGKGSTWSGVCTVILVACVLLFLLGIVLHNMSCISKRFTVISCG; this is encoded by the coding sequence ATGAACCTCTGTGAAATGGAGACTCTTTCCCAGGATTCAATCCTGGAGTGCCAGATCTGCTTTAACTACTACAGCCCAAGGCGGCGGCCCAAACTCCTGGACTGCCgccacacctgctgctcggtctgtttGACCCAAATGCGAAGCAGCCAGAAGGAGATCCGCTGCCCCTGGTGCCGTGGCGTCACCAAACTCCCGCCGGGTTTGTCCGTCTCCCAGCTGCCCGATGACCCCGACATCATCACCGTCATCGCCATCCCCCACGCCTCCGAGCACACGCCCGTCTTCATCCGCCTCCCCAGCAACGGGTGCTACATGCTGCCGCTGCCCGTCGCCAAGGAGCGGGCGCTGGGATTGCCAGGTGAGCTCGGATGCCGCTTCCTTCCCGGTGGCCAGCAGAAGGGCGTGACGGTGGTGACGGTGCCCGAACAGCAGCCCCTGGGTCTGGCTATGGGTCTGGAGGGTGTCGGGGTGGGTCTGGAGGGTGGCGATGGCGAGAGGAGGGTGGCGGGACCGGTGGGAGGCGCCGGGAAGGGATCCACGTGGTCTGGCGTCTGCACGGTGATCCTGGTGGCCTGCgtcctgctcttcctcctggGCATCGTGCTGCACAACATGTCTTGCATCTCCAAGCGCTTCACCGTCATCTCCTGCGGCTGA